Below is a genomic region from Miniphocaeibacter halophilus.
ACAACTGTACAGGTAGCTGTGGCAACTCTTTTGGTATCATCTTTTTTACCAACATCTACCATTTTTGCCCTACCTTCTTCATTAAAATGTGTTAATTCCATTTATCCTCCAATTTCGTTCATATCTGTTGTATTATATTCTCCATCTAGAAGATGATGTTTTTCCGGTTTTTCCTGTATTGCATTTACTATTATTTTTTCTATATCTTCGCCTTTTCTTAAGGGCTCTAATAAATCAATAAATATATTTGAATGTAAACACATTAAAAGTTTACCCTTACTTGTTAGTCGCACTCTATTACAATTTCCACAGAATTTGCAAGACATAGGATTTATAAATCCAACATTTCCTTTTGCATTTGGCAATTTGAAATATTTTGCAGGACTGGAAAGGTCCTTATTTTCAATTGGAATTAAATCATCATATAATTTTAATAATTCCTCATTTGAAATAAAGTTGTCCTTATATTTAATAGCTTCTCCTATTGGCATTAACTCAATAAATCTTACAGAAATATCCTTATCCATTGTTAAATTAACAAAATCCCTAAATTCATTTAAATTAAAATTTCTCATCATAACCGTATTTATTTTTATTGGAGTAATGTTATATTTTTTACAAGCTTCTATAGAGTCAAGTACATCTTGTAAATTCCCACCTCTTGTTATTTGTGAATATTTTTCTTGGTCTAAGGAATCTAAACTAATATTTACTCTACTTAATCCGGCTTCTTTTAATTCCTTTATTTTGTCTTTTAAAAGAATTCCATTTGTTGTCATAGCGATTTCTTTAATACCAATTTCTTTACAGCCCGATATTAAATCTATAACTCCTTTTTTTACTAAAGGTTCTCCACCTGTAATTCGTACTTTTGTAATTCCTAGTCTTTTAAAAACCTCAACTATTTTTAAATATTCTTCAATAGTTAAAACATCCTTATGTTCTACTTTAGGAATACCTTTTTCCGGCATACAGTATTTACACCTTAAATTACATTTATCTGTAATAGAGATTCTTAAATAGTTAATATCTCTACCGAAATTATCTTTCATTTAATCACCTATTTTTATTATAACATAACGGTATATTTTCCCATATATTTTAATAAAATTTGTTTTGTAATCTCAATAAAAAAATATAATAAAGATAGATATTTTTCTATCTTTATTATATTTTAAGATACCAGTCTTTTCTCTTTAGGAATACTAATAATTGAATCTTTGCTTATATATATTTTATCTATTTTTTCCTCTTTGTTAGAATAATTGTTTATTTTGTCGACAATTAAACTCTTGCCTTTTTCACTTTTAAATATATATCTTTTTATAGCTCCTAAAATTATTACTTTTTCAAGTTCAACATTAATTTCAATTGAGTTTTCTGATTTTTCTAATTCTATCATTTCCGGTCTTACATAGTAAATATATTCTTCTTTAAGACTATTGGAATTATTTATTTCTAATTCTGAAGAATTAAATCTATTAAAGCTGCCAATAAATTCTGCTATAAAGTTACTTTTTGGATAAGCATATAGTTCGTTTGGTGTTGAGGATTGTATTATTTTCCCTTTATTTAATACAAAAATCCTATCACTTATGGCCATAGCCTCTTCTTGGTCATGAGTTACAAAAATCATAGTAATATTCAATTTCTTCTGTATTCTTCTTAAATCCGTTTGAAGTTGTTTTCTAATCTTTGCATCTAATGCACTTAAGGGCTCATCTAATAATAGTATTTTTGGTTCTGTTACCAATGATCTAGCTAAGGCGACCCTTTGTTGTTGACCTCCTGACAAGGTCTGAATATTTCTGTTGGAAAACTCCTTTAATTGTACTATTTCCAATATATTATCAACCTTATCCCCTATCTCCTTTTCAGATAGTTTTTTAACTCTTAAACCAAACGCTATATTTTCAAAGACCGTCATATTTGGAAATAATGCATATTGTTGAAATACAAATCCAATATTTCTATATTTAGTTGGAATACTGTCTATTTCTTCTCCATCTAATAATATTTTCCCCTTTTCTTGCTTTTCCAAGCCTGCTATTGTACGAAGTAAGGTTGATTTTCCACAACCGCTAGGTCCAAGTAATGTTACAATTTCTCCTTTTTGAACATGAAAATCAATAGAGTCCAATATTTTTTTATTTCCAAAATATAATGTTAGGTTTTTAACTGTTAAATACATTTTCTAAATCCTCTTTTCTTCCGTATAGCTTTTGTTTATTAACTTCTTCAATTTTTGATTTTTCAATATATCTTTTCTTTTGTTTATTATTAATAATAAATACAAATATCGCTACAATAAGTAAAAAAACAAAGTATAGTATCATTACGGCACTTGCTAAATGTCCATTTTCATTCATTCTTCTCATCATATATATTCTTATAGTTTCAAATCTTCCACCTATAAGTAAATTCGTTAACATATATTCTCCAAAAGATGCTGAAAAAACCATTAAAAACACCAGTGTAGTACCTAATCTAATATTAGGTATTATTATTTTTGTTACAATCTGTACCATAGATGCACCTAATGTTGATGCTGCATCTATCATTTCCCCTATATTAATTAATTTAAGTTGATTATTAATTCCCAAATATGTTATAGGTAGTAATGTTATAAATAATGCTCCTACTAAAACAATAAACATAGGAATACTCAACATACTATATGTTCCAAGTAAAGCAGTTACAAGTATTACTCCCGGTATGGCATAGGGAAGAAGAACTATGGATTGTAAAATCCTATCAACTTTAGGAAAATATAATCGTACCAGTATTAATGTAGGTATCATTATAATTAAAATCACCATTGATGTTACAAGTCCCAGTACAAAAGATCTTGCGACTGCTTGAATAAAGGCAGTATCTTTAAATAATTCTAAAAACCATTTTAAGGTAAAGTCCTTTGGTAAAATACTATTATCCCATTTTGTAGATGTACTATATAAAAATGTACCTATTATAGGTATTATGAAATAAATCCCAAAAATTATTAATGGTATTTTTCTAATATTCTTTTTCAAGATTTTCTTCCTTTCTATTATATCGCTGAGAAAGCCACATAATTATAACCATAAAAGCACCAAAAATCGTTGCTAATGCACTACCCATATTCGGCTTAGCAAAAACGTCTCCTGCTACCAATGCAGATATTCTTATTGTTAATAAATTTATGTTGCTACCTGTTAAAGCATAAGCTGTTTCATATGTTCCTATACCATTAGCCAGTAAAATAATAAAGGTACTAACCATTGTTGGTTTTAAAAATGGAAATACTACTTTTCTCCAATAATAGAAATTTGAAGCTCCTAGTATATCGGCCGATTCCTTCCATTCCTTTTTTATTTCCCTCATACTAGGATACAAAAATAATATTCCCAATGGTATTTGAAAATACATATAAGTTAAAGAAAGTCCCCACCAAGAATATAAATTAAAATTCTTTAATAATGGAATTATCATTTTTAGTACACCGGCATTTCCAAGTAAAATTATAAATGAAAATGCTAATGGTATACCTGCAAAATTTCCAGCTAAATTTGATATTGTAATAATCTTTTCCTGTGTTCTAAACGACAAGCCCAGTAGAGAATAACTTATTATATAAGCTCCTATAAAACCTAAGACTGCTGAAAATAATCCTATAATCATACTGTTTATAAAGGATTCATAATAATATTTATTCGCGAAAAATTCCTTGTAATTATCTAAAGAAAAAACTTCTATTCCGTCTAGTTTAAAACTTTTTATAACCATTATTATTAAAGGTATTATTAAAAATGCCATCATAATAATTATTAGTGGCAATAAGCCAATTTTTTTCTTCATAAAACTTCCTTTCTACTAATGGTGTAATAGTAACAACTTCTCTATTAGTCCGGCTATTTCTATTTGACTGATTTCATCAACATTGTTTCTATAGTACTTAGAAAAAATATACAAGGGTACTTCTCTATGGGAATTTAGTGTACCTCCATGAAGTCCATTTTCATCCATACCATGATCAGATGTAACCATTACTTGATAACCCAACTCTAACCAATTGTTCAAATACTGTCCAATAATATAATCCGCCCTATTTATTACAGCCTTGTATTCCCTTGAGTCCGATGTGAATTTATGACCAATATCATCAATATTCATAGAATGTATTAATAAAAAATCCGGTTTTTTATACTGTAATAAAAAATTTGCATCGGCAAATAAATGTGTATCCGGATAATTATCTTCATAATAAAAAACACCATTTTCAATTAGATTTTCAGTATCTAATTGAATTCTATGTTTTTTTTCATTAAATGGACTTTCATTATATAATTCACTATACCAATAATAAGCTGCTGCAGCCGTTCTTCCTCCATTGTTCTTAACTTTTTCGAAAATGGATTTTTCACCAGATAAACTATTGTGACCGTTGGTTAAAATTTTATTTTTATAAGTCGGTACTCCTGTCATTAATACCTCATACAAGGATCTGGAATTACTTGGCAATTCAGATATTACTTTTATCCTTGTTGCCAAGCCATTTTCTACATAGTGATTTAACAGTCCCATTTGTTCAATTGAAGTATCGTATCTACATCCATCTAATATAACAAGAATTAAAGTCCTTCCTGTCTTTTTATTTTGCATAGCTTAAAACCTCACTTTGCCATAGCTCAGGTAATTCTACAGAAGTTTTATCCCATTCTTCATTACTTTTTACAGGTTCTGCTGATTTATATTCAGAATCAGGTAATAACTTACTTGCTACATCTTCAGGTAACTTTACATTTGTTCTTATAGGTCTTGCATATCCCTTAGCTAAATTTATTTGTCCTTCGTCTGATAAAATATATTCTCTAGCTAATTTAGCAGCATTAGGATGAGGAGCATACTTATTAATTAAAGTAGTATATCCACTAATAATTGAGCCATCGGACGGAATTAAAACTTCAAATCTTTCAGAATCAAGTTGGTCCTTGTAATTAAGTCCATTAAAATCCCAAACTATTACAATATCTATTTCACCTTTTTCTAAATTTGCAAGACTTGCATCTACAGAAGAAAGTCTGCCTTCTTCTGCTATTTTTCTAAAATAATCCAATCCCGGTTTAATGTTTTTTTCATCTCCACCGTTAGCAATTGCAGCAGCTAAAACTGCAAATTGAGCTTGATTTGCCTTTGTAACATCTCCTACGGCAACTTTGTAATCACTTTCCAGTAATTCTTCCCAGGAACTAGGTATATCTTTTACATTATTTTTATCTATCATAAAAGCTATAGTTCCTGTATAACTTAAAAGCCAATGACCTTTTTCATCTTTAGCCCAGTCCGGTATTTCATCCCAATAGCTGGTTTTATAAGGCAGAGTTAAATCCTTATTTGTAGCAATAGGACCAAAGCTAATTCCAACATCACCTATATCTGCTGTTCCATTTTTTCCTTCTGATTCAAACTTTGCTAATTCTTCAGCACTTGACATATCAGTATCGGAATGTTTTATACCATATTTTTCTTCAATATCTTCCCATGTACCTACCCAATTAGCCCATGTGTCCGGCATTCCAACACTTGCTAGCTCTTTTTCTTTTTTTGCTTTTTCAATAATGGTTTCTAAACTATCGTCCTCTGAAACATTTTGTGCCTTCGATTTATTATCTGAGCAACCAGATAAAACTCCTATCATCATTGTGAAAACTAAAAATATAGAAATAAATCTCTTTGTTATTTTCAATTTCTTCTCCCCTTTCATTCTTTCACTTCTTTAAGATTAACTATAATTTTTTAAATTCATATTTAATTAATGTTATATTGAAGTAAAAAAATAAAATAATGTTAAAGTTATGTTAAATATTCAATAAAAAAAACAGCCTTGCTAAAAACAAGACTGTAAACCAAATTATTTTATTTTAAATTTCTCAATTCATTTTCTACATTTGTAGATATGGAATTTTCTCCTCCGATTATTATTATATTTTTAATATTTTTAATATTTTTATAATCATGTAAATCCTCGTTTTGTATGTAGTTTTTTACTGCTACCGGCAAATTATTTGGCTTTGATAAAAGTATTGGAGCATTTTTTACTCCGGCAATTGATGAGGCCGCTAATGCATCCGGATAGTCCTCACCATTTACAATTATTACTGTATCAACTTCCATTCTTAAAAAAGTATAATAACTTTCTGCAACATCAACGGCAGTTTCATATCTGGTGTTTCCTGCAAATCTATTTTCATCTTTACCTTTCGGAACACTATTAATTCCACCAAAAACATGCATAAAATCCATATCTTGTTTTTGCTTATTCATATTCGGTATAAGTTTTACTATGCCATAAACATTTGCCCATTCTCCTAGAAATGGTCCTGCACTTAAGGCATCAGCAAAATAATTTCCATCCATTCCTGCGTATAGGGTCATATATTCTGTACTTCCTTTTAATTCTTCTCTTTTAGCACCAATTATTTCAGCTGTTTCAACCCTATTTTTTCCAGCTAGTCTTTCTATGTTTATTCCTAACTCTTTTATACTCTCTTCTATAATAAAAGGAACGGTTTCTTCTCCACCTAAAATATAAACATGTTCAACTTTTAATCTTTTCAATTCATTTTTTACTTCTTCGTTTAATGGCGAACTACCGACTAATAACATTGGAATATCTATTTGTGCCGCTAAAGTACCACCTACTAATGCATCGGCAAAGCCTTCTCCACTTGCTATTATTGCATATTTAGAACTTTCAAAAGTATTTTTACTTATTTCTACAGAGGTGTTAAACCTATTAGTCCCTGCTATTCTAACAATATCTAAACCATCCTCACCTTCTTGTAAAATATCTGCATTTGAAAGACTATTTAATGAAGTTATTAATAAAGCCGTTGTAAAAATCAATGTAACAAAAATCTTTTTCATATACTACCTCCCATATTCCTATAATAATATTGTAGTATAAATAAATGATAAGTAATTTACAAAATAGTTAATAAATTATTACATAATAGTTACAATTTAAATAAAATCAACAAAAAACTCCCTTAATTCCAAACTAAGGGGGTTTTACATTATCCAAAATTTATCCCATATATATTCTTCTTCTATTTCTAATAGATTAATTATTTCTTCTAGGATTTTTTTATTATATTTTACATGACCTTTAAAGTCTATATTTTCAACCACCTTACCTTCTACATTAAAACTATTAGAATCTTCATTATTGTTTATTAGTATTCCCTTTAAATTTACAACTCCACCTTCTGATTCTAATTTGTTATTTACAAATACAGCTGAAACATTAATGTCTTCATTACCAATTATTGTTACCAAGTCTGCATTAATAAAATACAATTTATCTTCTTCTATTTTTATTCCATTATCTACTAATAATTTATTAAAATCTACTTCTTCATCTTCACTATTCTGGTACTCTTCTACTAATTCATTATATTTTGAAAACTCAATATAATAACTTTCATTACTTTTTTTGAAAAAAACAATATCCCCTACTATTTTTTCAAAATCATTATCTAGTAACAATTTATAGTTTTCGTCATCTTCTTGTATTTCTATAAGCTCATCATCATTTAGTAGAGGGTTGTCTTTTAATGAGTAAGTTATACTTGAACTGGTATATGTATTTTTATATTCCAAATTATAGTTTATTATAAATTTATTTTCCTTGTAGTTTGAAACATTTGCTGTAATGTTTCCTCCGTTTAATATTTCATTATAATTTACATTAATGGTTTCTTTATTATCAGTATTTTTTATTTTAGAAAATATTTCATTTAATTTACTGTTATATTCTTCGCTACTCTTTATTTTATTTGCAATAGATTCTGAAATTAAACAATTTTGATAATAATCCTTTTGGTTTTTATTTACATTATTTTCTAAATCCACCCCTACTAAAATTACCGTTATTAATGTAAACACCAATATCGATACTACTAGGGCAAATACCGATATATATCCCTTGCTTTTCACATTCCTAACCCTGCATAAATACTACTTTCATACTCTTTCTTTACTCCATTATTTTCACATTGGAAATTTAAATGTATAAATTTTTCGTTAATATTAAAATAGGTTTTCTTTATACTTACAATATTTTCTGCAATTTTATTTGTACCTATATTTGAACTTTTTATTCCTTCTTCTATTGGATTTTCTATTCCTATTGAATATCTTATTAAATTTCCCTTATCTAAATAGTAATAAATATATTGATAGGGATTTTTTTCTGCTTGGTAAGGAACTACTTCTAGTAAAAATCCCAGGTTATTGTCTTTAGGTTTTGCTATAAAATCATCTATATTATAAATATTTATACTTCGCCTTATTTCCTTTTCAATATAATCTATTGCATAGCCACCATTATTGTTTAGCTTATTTCTAGATATATTGGATTCCATTATTTTCCCCGATGTTGCCATTATATAGGAAATTACTATTATTAATATTGAAGATATTCCTAAGGCTACTATTAATTCAATTAAGGTAAATCCTTTTTGTTTTTTACGGTAAAAGGACTTCATAACTAATAATATCCTCTTCATTTCCAACTCTCCATACATCTAATTTTAATTTATTTAAATTTTCAGTTTTATTAATGCTATATTCAAATTTAAATTCTTTCTTTAAATCATTTGTAATACCTATAGTTTTTTCATTGTAAATATCGGATTTTATGCTTTCCATTATATGTTTACTATAGCTTATTAATTCTTTATCATTATCGGTTTTTATTTCTAAGCTTAATGCATTTGCTAATGACGGTAACAGAAAAGCAGCAAGTATTCCAATTATAGCAAGTCCAACTATGCACTCTAACAAGGTGAATCCCTTATTTTCTTTTTTCTTCACTAAGATTCACCTTCCCCGTTGCAACTTCTACTGTAATTTCATATATTTTGTTTTTACCTATAAAATAAATTGTTGCTGCCTTTTTTGGCGCTCCCGTAGAACTGAATTCTATGGTAATATCGTCACCATTATAGTTCAATCTTTCAAAATAAATAAAATGTTTTTCCTTATCTGATGATATTTTTATTGCTTCACTATTTTTATTAAAACTAAATTTATTAATGTATCCAGTATTAATTGCATTATTTCTTGCAAAGTTTAGACTATCTACAATTGAATTTATTTCTAATTTTTCCTTGTATTGTCCTATAAAATCAAATTTAATTACTCCAATTCCTAAAATTATACCAAGCAACAATAAGGCTGCTAATAATTCAATTAAAGTAAAACCTTTTAATTTTTTCATAGTATTTCCTAAATTTATTCAAAATATATATCCAAATAAATATTTCTATCTGTATCTATTAGGCCATATCTTGTACTTTCATTTTCTAATAATTGTAGGTGGTTTCCACTAAACTCGTCTAATAAGACCTCATATAATCTATCCTCTTTTATATACAAGTAATGTAGTTTTCTAGCCGTATCCAACATTAGACAATTGTCGGTATTATTAGTAATAAACCCATAGAGAATTTCCTTATCATATATTTTTTTCCTAGCTCTTTCATCTCTTAAATTTATAAACATAAATTTAGTTCTTTCCCCATCGTTTAAATCTGTATAGGATGCTAGTATTCCATTTTCAAGAAAGTTGTAGTCATAAAGTTGCTCTTGTCCTTCAATATAGGCTTTTTCTATTTCCCCATTTTCATCTATAGAATAGAAATAGGAACCTTTGCTTTCATTGACTAGTGCAAAAATATTATTGGTGTTTGAATAGATATTATTATCTACTTCATATTCAAATTGATAAAAATCTACTGGCCTATCGTCTTTTATTTTTCTTATTCCTAGATAACCTTCATTTTCATAGGAATAATAAATATCGCCATTTATTTTTACAAGTTTTGAACGGTATCTATCTATATAATTTTCATCTATAATTTTAAATGTTCCATCCTCTTCTATTCTTGCTATATTATTTTTGGTTTTATATCTATTTATTGTATTTGAAGTTATATCCGTAGGATTATATTCCGTCGTTTCTCTTACCGTATTTTCATCTTTAAAATTTAATACTTCATAGGAAATAAAAATATCACCACTGTCTACTATTAAATCCAAAATTTTTATATTACGTTCTAGTTCTATTGTCCTTATAACTGTTTCATTTTGAAAGTCATATATTATTAGCCTTTCGTTTTCATTAATACGGGTATCTGAATTTAATTCCTCGTCACTTTCAGTTGTTGGATAATCTACTAGAATATATAATTTGTTTTTAAAGGCTTTAAATACATAACTTTCCCGGTTTTCTATAAGAGGAAGTTTATATTCTGATACAGAATATTCTATTTTTCCTTCTTTTATTGTTGATTCTTCTTTTTCTACTGTTTTTACTTTTTCTTTTGACTTACATGAAACCAATAACCCAACAGAAATTATAATTATTAATAGAATTTTAATGGATTTTCTCATTGTAGTTCCGTCCTATTCTTAAAATTTTAACAACTCCAGCAATATAGTAGAAAAATATGATAATGAAATAATTGGAACAAAGGGTATTTCATATTTCAGATTTTTCTTTTTTGTAATTAAAACTACACCTATTATTAAGCCTATTATTCCTATGTTAAGGAAAAAAATCGATATTTCATTAAAGTACATACTTGTGGTTAAAATGGCTATTAAAATAAAATCTCCAAAACCTGCCTTGTTTTTTATTGATAAAATATAACCTAATAATAGTGTTATTACTAAAAAAATAGACTTTATTACTATATCTATTTTTATCCAGTATCTACTAAAACCCATTCCAAAACACAGGATAAAAAGTATTACTAAATGCTTAATGTATATGTTTTTCGTTTTAATATCTATTATAGACATACCCAGTAATAAGGAAATAACCGTAGAAACAACTATCCCTAATATAAAATTATCCACTAAATAAATAATGATTACATATATTAGACCACAAATAATTTCAATTATAGGATACTGTATTTTTATCTTATTTTTACAAAAGCTACATCTTCCCCCTTGAAATATATAACTAAAAATAGGTATTAAATTATATGCCTTTAATTTTTTATGACAATTGTCACAAATTGATGGAGGGTATATTAAAGACCTTCCGGCTATTGTTCTGTCAATAAAAACATTAATAAAAGAACCTACTACTATACCTATTAAAAAATAAAAAACAAACATCATCTTATTCTTCTTTTATTTTACCAGGATCTACTGTAACATCGCCAGTAGCAGTTATTTTTACTATATAGTAATTGTCTCCTTTTCCCTCTAATCCTTTAATTCCCTTTGGAACTTTAGGGTATTCTGCAATGTATTCCTTGGCACTGTCTGGTCCTTCCCAAGTTACATCCTTGCCACCATCATTTGCTATGTAATTTAATGCAGCCGACTCCAGTATTCTTACATTTGAATTGTGAGCAGTTACAAGGCTTTTTTGTCTTGATTCCTTGTATTTTGGAATTGCTATTGCAGCTAAAATTGCAAGTATTGCTATTACTACTATTAGTTCTATTAATGTAAACCCTTTGAACTTCTTATTTTTAAATCTATTCACAAAAATCCTCCTAGTAATTATAATTATTTATTATGTCAAACATCGGTACAGCTATGGATATAACTATAGCCCCTACAAATAAAGCCATTACTATTATAACTATTGGTTCGAAAATTCTTAGCAAGGAATCTATTGCATAATCCGACTCATTTTTATAATATTTTGATATTATTTCTAATATTTCACCTAGCTGTCCTGTTTCCTCTCCTACTTCAATCATAGAATTAAACAATTGTGGCAAAATATTAGTATTATTAAAAGCCTCATTAATACTTGTACCCTGTTTTATTTCATAAATTGCATTTTCTAATTTTTCCTGTAAATAAAGATTATCTGTTCCTAAAGAAATAATTTCCAAAGACTCTATAAAGTCCACTCCACTTAAATAGGAAATAGACAAGGCTCTTGCTATTCTTCCTGTTAATATTTTTATATAATTTTTCCCTATAATTGGAAATTTTATTTTTATATAATCAATTCTTTTTTTAAAGGCTTTGTTCTTCCTTAAACCAACAATAAACAAAATTATTGTTAATACTGCAACAATAATAATTATTATAAAATTTTTATTAATAAATTCACTTATCTTAATTAACAACTTAGTTAAAAATGGTAAGGCCATATTACTACTTTCAAATAATGCTGTAAACGTTGGCATTACATATTTAAAAACAAAAAACAACACTATTATACTAGTAATAAACAAAATAAGCGGATAGGTTAAAGCTCCTCTAATCTTTTTTGATATTTCATCTTCTTTTTCATAATATTCTGCTAATTTATCACACACTGTAGAAAGCTTTCCACTTTCTTCCCCTGTTTTTATC
It encodes:
- the moaA gene encoding GTP 3',8-cyclase MoaA; the encoded protein is MKDNFGRDINYLRISITDKCNLRCKYCMPEKGIPKVEHKDVLTIEEYLKIVEVFKRLGITKVRITGGEPLVKKGVIDLISGCKEIGIKEIAMTTNGILLKDKIKELKEAGLSRVNISLDSLDQEKYSQITRGGNLQDVLDSIEACKKYNITPIKINTVMMRNFNLNEFRDFVNLTMDKDISVRFIELMPIGEAIKYKDNFISNEELLKLYDDLIPIENKDLSSPAKYFKLPNAKGNVGFINPMSCKFCGNCNRVRLTSKGKLLMCLHSNIFIDLLEPLRKGEDIEKIIVNAIQEKPEKHHLLDGEYNTTDMNEIGG
- the ccmA gene encoding heme ABC exporter ATP-binding protein CcmA; its protein translation is MYLTVKNLTLYFGNKKILDSIDFHVQKGEIVTLLGPSGCGKSTLLRTIAGLEKQEKGKILLDGEEIDSIPTKYRNIGFVFQQYALFPNMTVFENIAFGLRVKKLSEKEIGDKVDNILEIVQLKEFSNRNIQTLSGGQQQRVALARSLVTEPKILLLDEPLSALDAKIRKQLQTDLRRIQKKLNITMIFVTHDQEEAMAISDRIFVLNKGKIIQSSTPNELYAYPKSNFIAEFIGSFNRFNSSELEINNSNSLKEEYIYYVRPEMIELEKSENSIEINVELEKVIILGAIKRYIFKSEKGKSLIVDKINNYSNKEEKIDKIYISKDSIISIPKEKRLVS
- a CDS encoding ABC transporter permease, which encodes MKKNIRKIPLIIFGIYFIIPIIGTFLYSTSTKWDNSILPKDFTLKWFLELFKDTAFIQAVARSFVLGLVTSMVILIIMIPTLILVRLYFPKVDRILQSIVLLPYAIPGVILVTALLGTYSMLSIPMFIVLVGALFITLLPITYLGINNQLKLINIGEMIDAASTLGASMVQIVTKIIIPNIRLGTTLVFLMVFSASFGEYMLTNLLIGGRFETIRIYMMRRMNENGHLASAVMILYFVFLLIVAIFVFIINNKQKKRYIEKSKIEEVNKQKLYGRKEDLENVFNS
- a CDS encoding ABC transporter permease, whose product is MKKKIGLLPLIIIMMAFLIIPLIIMVIKSFKLDGIEVFSLDNYKEFFANKYYYESFINSMIIGLFSAVLGFIGAYIISYSLLGLSFRTQEKIITISNLAGNFAGIPLAFSFIILLGNAGVLKMIIPLLKNFNLYSWWGLSLTYMYFQIPLGILFLYPSMREIKKEWKESADILGASNFYYWRKVVFPFLKPTMVSTFIILLANGIGTYETAYALTGSNINLLTIRISALVAGDVFAKPNMGSALATIFGAFMVIIMWLSQRYNRKEENLEKEY
- a CDS encoding alkaline phosphatase family protein, with amino-acid sequence MQNKKTGRTLILVILDGCRYDTSIEQMGLLNHYVENGLATRIKVISELPSNSRSLYEVLMTGVPTYKNKILTNGHNSLSGEKSIFEKVKNNGGRTAAAAYYWYSELYNESPFNEKKHRIQLDTENLIENGVFYYEDNYPDTHLFADANFLLQYKKPDFLLIHSMNIDDIGHKFTSDSREYKAVINRADYIIGQYLNNWLELGYQVMVTSDHGMDENGLHGGTLNSHREVPLYIFSKYYRNNVDEISQIEIAGLIEKLLLLHH
- a CDS encoding ABC transporter substrate-binding protein translates to MKITKRFISIFLVFTMMIGVLSGCSDNKSKAQNVSEDDSLETIIEKAKKEKELASVGMPDTWANWVGTWEDIEEKYGIKHSDTDMSSAEELAKFESEGKNGTADIGDVGISFGPIATNKDLTLPYKTSYWDEIPDWAKDEKGHWLLSYTGTIAFMIDKNNVKDIPSSWEELLESDYKVAVGDVTKANQAQFAVLAAAIANGGDEKNIKPGLDYFRKIAEEGRLSSVDASLANLEKGEIDIVIVWDFNGLNYKDQLDSERFEVLIPSDGSIISGYTTLINKYAPHPNAAKLAREYILSDEGQINLAKGYARPIRTNVKLPEDVASKLLPDSEYKSAEPVKSNEEWDKTSVELPELWQSEVLSYAK
- a CDS encoding cell wall-binding repeat-containing protein, whose translation is MKKIFVTLIFTTALLITSLNSLSNADILQEGEDGLDIVRIAGTNRFNTSVEISKNTFESSKYAIIASGEGFADALVGGTLAAQIDIPMLLVGSSPLNEEVKNELKRLKVEHVYILGGEETVPFIIEESIKELGINIERLAGKNRVETAEIIGAKREELKGSTEYMTLYAGMDGNYFADALSAGPFLGEWANVYGIVKLIPNMNKQKQDMDFMHVFGGINSVPKGKDENRFAGNTRYETAVDVAESYYTFLRMEVDTVIIVNGEDYPDALAASSIAGVKNAPILLSKPNNLPVAVKNYIQNEDLHDYKNIKNIKNIIIIGGENSISTNVENELRNLK
- a CDS encoding PilW family protein codes for the protein MKRILLVMKSFYRKKQKGFTLIELIVALGISSILIIVISYIMATSGKIMESNISRNKLNNNGGYAIDYIEKEIRRSINIYNIDDFIAKPKDNNLGFLLEVVPYQAEKNPYQYIYYYLDKGNLIRYSIGIENPIEEGIKSSNIGTNKIAENIVSIKKTYFNINEKFIHLNFQCENNGVKKEYESSIYAGLGM
- a CDS encoding type II secretion system protein, translated to MKKKENKGFTLLECIVGLAIIGILAAFLLPSLANALSLEIKTDNDKELISYSKHIMESIKSDIYNEKTIGITNDLKKEFKFEYSINKTENLNKLKLDVWRVGNEEDIISYEVLLP
- a CDS encoding prepilin-type N-terminal cleavage/methylation domain-containing protein produces the protein MKKLKGFTLIELLAALLLLGIILGIGVIKFDFIGQYKEKLEINSIVDSLNFARNNAINTGYINKFSFNKNSEAIKISSDKEKHFIYFERLNYNGDDITIEFSSTGAPKKAATIYFIGKNKIYEITVEVATGKVNLSEEKRK
- a CDS encoding prepilin peptidase, whose protein sequence is MMFVFYFLIGIVVGSFINVFIDRTIAGRSLIYPPSICDNCHKKLKAYNLIPIFSYIFQGGRCSFCKNKIKIQYPIIEIICGLIYVIIIYLVDNFILGIVVSTVISLLLGMSIIDIKTKNIYIKHLVILFILCFGMGFSRYWIKIDIVIKSIFLVITLLLGYILSIKNKAGFGDFILIAILTTSMYFNEISIFFLNIGIIGLIIGVVLITKKKNLKYEIPFVPIISLSYFSTILLELLKF